A region from the Treponema pallidum subsp. pallidum str. Nichols genome encodes:
- a CDS encoding 1-acyl-sn-glycerol-3-phosphate acyltransferase produces the protein MSIHSLQQTFSDIVPLLEQYTRADRFMREDNLLHERNEPIRRIVESLVARILLPGSTMRGNEQIASFLHKTNEGKRGLILAEHYSNFDLPCLLYLMEQGSSAGRMLSEKIVSIAGIKLREENRILAMLTEGYDHLVIYPSRSLATITDAHCLARETKRSRALNRAAMKYLEELRNAGKVILVFPAGTRYRPGRPETKRGVREVYSYIKHAEVLLLISINGNCLRVAERSTDMTEDAVHPDVVLLEARTVDDCALFREKALDWHRTHNVAAPSEDKKQIVVDYVMHLLEEMHEHNERERLS, from the coding sequence GTGAGTATACATTCGTTGCAGCAGACTTTTAGCGACATCGTCCCGCTCCTGGAGCAGTATACGCGCGCAGACCGCTTCATGCGGGAGGATAATTTGTTACACGAGAGAAACGAACCTATCCGGCGTATCGTTGAGTCCCTCGTCGCCCGCATATTACTCCCCGGCTCCACAATGCGCGGAAATGAGCAAATCGCATCCTTTTTACATAAAACCAATGAAGGGAAACGGGGACTCATTCTTGCGGAACACTACAGCAATTTTGACTTACCCTGTCTGCTCTACCTTATGGAACAAGGAAGTAGTGCCGGGCGCATGCTTTCAGAAAAAATCGTATCTATTGCCGGTATTAAACTTCGTGAAGAAAATCGCATCCTGGCAATGCTCACCGAAGGATATGATCACCTGGTGATATATCCCAGTAGGAGTTTGGCCACCATCACTGATGCGCACTGTCTTGCAAGAGAGACAAAGCGCAGCCGAGCACTGAATCGTGCAGCTATGAAGTATTTAGAGGAACTGCGCAACGCGGGAAAGGTGATTCTCGTGTTTCCTGCAGGGACACGCTACCGACCCGGGAGACCGGAAACAAAGCGAGGGGTGCGCGAAGTATACTCCTACATAAAACACGCCGAGGTACTGCTCCTTATTTCAATCAATGGGAATTGTTTGCGCGTTGCAGAACGTTCAACTGATATGACGGAAGACGCGGTGCATCCGGATGTCGTGCTTCTTGAAGCGCGCACTGTAGACGACTGCGCCCTTTTTCGAGAAAAAGCGCTGGACTGGCACCGCACACACAACGTGGCGGCACCGTCAGAGGATAAAAAACAAATCGTAGTCGACTATGTCATGCACCTTTTGGAAGAAATGCACGAGCACAATGAACGAGAAAGGCTATCGTGA
- a CDS encoding pyrimidine 5'-nucleotidase, with protein sequence MLNWSIPVIRHILFDIDNTLYSCTNPIEMAITQRIHTFVAHFLHVSCEEARALRQRTKHLYATTFEWLKAEHNLIHDEHYFRAVYPPTEIQELQYDPMLRPFLQSLHMPLTALTNAPRVHAQRVLDFFHLSDLFLDVFDITYHAGKGKPHHSCFVRTLEAVHKTVQETLFVDDCLMHVRAFIALGGHAVLVDERDCHAELPPSARMTRVKTIYELPAHLARLAQGDNQ encoded by the coding sequence ATGCTGAATTGGAGCATACCCGTGATTAGACACATATTATTTGACATAGACAACACGCTGTACTCCTGTACAAATCCCATTGAAATGGCTATCACGCAGCGCATACACACATTTGTTGCACATTTTCTCCACGTATCTTGTGAGGAGGCGCGCGCGTTACGCCAGCGCACAAAGCACCTCTATGCTACCACCTTTGAGTGGTTAAAGGCAGAGCACAATCTCATTCACGATGAACACTACTTTCGTGCCGTATATCCTCCCACCGAAATACAGGAGTTGCAGTACGATCCGATGCTCCGCCCTTTTTTACAGTCACTGCACATGCCACTGACGGCATTAACTAACGCACCGCGCGTGCACGCACAACGCGTATTGGATTTTTTTCATCTGTCAGACCTTTTTTTAGATGTCTTTGACATCACGTATCATGCAGGCAAGGGAAAACCACACCACAGCTGCTTTGTACGTACGCTTGAAGCGGTACACAAAACTGTGCAGGAAACGCTTTTTGTCGATGACTGTCTCATGCACGTGCGTGCCTTTATTGCGCTTGGCGGACATGCCGTGCTGGTTGACGAACGTGACTGTCATGCAGAACTGCCTCCTTCTGCACGCATGACACGCGTAAAAACAATTTATGAATTGCCCGCACACCTTGCACGCCTCGCCCAAGGAGACAATCAGTGA
- a CDS encoding proline--tRNA ligase, giving the protein MSAFFAPTLRSAPADATIASHQLLMRAGYVRKIANGLFAYLPLGLRVRHKIEAIIREELEAIGCLECTAPVVTPAELWKESGRWYRMGAELLRAKNRLDHELLFSPTAEESFTALVRGDCTSYKHFPLSLYQINAKYRDEIRPRYGLMRAREFTMADAYSFHTDCACLARTYEKFAHAYRAIFRRIGLSVIAVHAHLGAMGGQESEEFMVESAVGDNTLLLCPHCTYAANCEKAVGQRPLPDTHDTHLKDEHEGSDLKTPAAMREVHTPHVKTIEELEHFLHVPAHRCIKTLIYRIDTVPQAAGHFVAVCIRGDLELNESKLEALLRVPSVVLATEQEVYALSGTPVGFIGPVGLAQRAAAAYAARTPAFFPSAAEPASVTSDIPFFSLVADQSVMAMHNAITGALKVDTHLVQVEPGRDFVPDAVADLMLVRAGDRCIHCGAPLYEKKGNELGHLFKLGDKYTRSMHLTFTDEQGVRQFPLMGCYGIGLDRTLASVVENHHDTRGISWPLAISPYAVVLIPIPHTQAPYAAAEALYVQLRTRGVEVLFDDRAERPGVKFADADLIGIPLRVVLSAKTLPRVECTTRCGAHTYFFTQEEASEHIARLLEQLASPESS; this is encoded by the coding sequence ATGTCTGCGTTTTTTGCACCAACCCTGCGGTCTGCACCTGCTGATGCAACCATCGCAAGCCACCAGCTGCTCATGCGCGCAGGGTACGTCAGAAAAATCGCCAACGGCCTGTTTGCGTACCTTCCCCTGGGCCTGCGCGTTCGACACAAAATTGAAGCGATTATTCGGGAAGAACTCGAGGCTATCGGGTGTTTGGAGTGCACCGCGCCTGTCGTGACTCCTGCAGAGTTGTGGAAGGAATCTGGCCGCTGGTACCGCATGGGCGCAGAGCTTTTGCGCGCCAAAAATCGGCTCGATCACGAGCTCCTTTTCAGTCCGACTGCAGAAGAATCCTTCACCGCTTTGGTGCGCGGCGACTGTACTTCCTACAAACATTTTCCCCTCAGTCTCTACCAAATCAACGCAAAATATCGCGATGAAATCCGTCCGCGTTACGGACTGATGCGCGCGCGCGAGTTCACCATGGCCGACGCCTATTCTTTCCACACAGACTGCGCATGCCTTGCGCGCACGTACGAAAAGTTTGCGCACGCGTATCGCGCCATTTTCCGTCGCATCGGCCTATCAGTCATTGCAGTACATGCACACCTCGGTGCGATGGGGGGGCAGGAATCCGAGGAATTCATGGTAGAGTCCGCGGTGGGCGACAACACGCTCCTGTTGTGTCCCCACTGCACCTACGCTGCAAATTGCGAAAAGGCCGTCGGACAGCGCCCCCTCCCAGACACGCATGACACTCATCTAAAAGACGAACACGAAGGGTCAGATCTCAAGACGCCTGCAGCAATGCGCGAGGTGCACACCCCGCACGTGAAAACTATTGAGGAACTTGAACACTTCTTGCACGTACCTGCACATCGCTGCATCAAGACGCTTATTTACCGCATTGACACGGTGCCCCAGGCGGCTGGGCATTTTGTGGCAGTGTGCATCCGCGGCGACCTAGAACTCAACGAGTCAAAGCTCGAAGCGCTCCTGCGCGTGCCATCTGTAGTACTGGCAACTGAACAAGAGGTGTATGCACTCAGCGGCACCCCCGTAGGATTCATTGGTCCGGTAGGACTTGCACAGCGTGCTGCAGCTGCGTATGCCGCTCGCACCCCTGCGTTCTTCCCCTCCGCTGCTGAGCCTGCATCCGTCACTTCTGACATTCCATTTTTTTCCCTCGTTGCAGATCAGTCCGTGATGGCTATGCACAACGCTATCACCGGTGCGTTGAAAGTTGACACGCATCTTGTGCAGGTAGAACCGGGTCGAGACTTTGTTCCTGACGCAGTTGCAGATCTCATGCTCGTGCGCGCCGGCGACCGGTGCATACACTGTGGAGCGCCCCTATACGAAAAAAAGGGTAACGAACTAGGTCACCTCTTTAAATTAGGGGACAAATACACGCGCAGCATGCACCTTACCTTTACTGATGAGCAGGGTGTACGACAGTTCCCCCTGATGGGCTGCTATGGCATTGGCCTTGATCGCACGCTTGCCTCTGTGGTGGAAAACCACCATGACACGCGGGGTATCAGCTGGCCGCTTGCGATCAGCCCCTATGCAGTTGTGCTCATACCCATCCCTCACACGCAGGCCCCCTATGCAGCAGCAGAGGCACTGTACGTGCAGCTGCGGACACGGGGAGTTGAGGTACTGTTTGATGATCGTGCAGAGCGACCCGGAGTAAAGTTCGCAGACGCTGATTTAATCGGTATTCCCCTTCGTGTGGTACTGAGTGCGAAAACGCTACCGCGCGTTGAATGCACAACACGGTGTGGTGCGCACACGTATTTTTTTACGCAAGAAGAGGCGTCCGAGCACATTGCACGCCTGCTCGAACAACTCGCTTCCCCGGAAAGTTCGTAA
- the ruvB gene encoding Holliday junction branch migration DNA helicase RuvB — MDHTASLSPVRPEAQPTDDRERALRPRLLKDFLGQEKTKRNLRLFIQAARDRNESLDHLFLIGPPGLGKTTLAHITACELGVECKVTGAPALDKPKDLAGILTALSERSVFFVDEIHRLKPAIEEMLYIAMEDYELDWVIGQGPSARTVRIPLPPFTLIGATTRAGMVSSPLISRFGIVERFEFYTPEELAAIVQRSARLLDITLDARAALALARCSRGTPRVANRLLRRIRDFAQVAGSAHISETIVRAGLAHLKIDELGLELHDIQLLRVMIEHFGGGPVGAETLAISLGESPETLEDYYEPYLIQIGLMQRTPRGRMATARAYAHLGLPVPEARTLTPHSPEQGTLL; from the coding sequence ATGGATCACACCGCGTCACTGAGTCCTGTGCGCCCTGAAGCACAACCTACAGACGATCGCGAGCGTGCGCTCAGACCGCGCCTCCTGAAAGACTTTCTAGGTCAGGAGAAAACAAAACGCAACTTACGTCTTTTCATTCAGGCAGCGCGCGATCGCAACGAAAGCTTAGATCACCTGTTCCTCATCGGCCCCCCGGGGCTCGGCAAAACGACGCTCGCGCATATCACTGCATGCGAGCTGGGCGTTGAGTGCAAGGTTACAGGCGCACCGGCGCTTGATAAACCAAAAGATTTAGCGGGTATCCTCACTGCGCTGAGTGAGCGAAGCGTCTTCTTCGTGGATGAAATCCACCGCCTCAAACCAGCCATAGAAGAGATGCTGTACATTGCCATGGAGGACTACGAACTGGATTGGGTTATCGGTCAGGGACCGTCCGCGCGCACGGTGCGCATCCCACTCCCCCCGTTTACCCTCATTGGTGCAACCACTCGCGCGGGTATGGTTTCAAGCCCGCTGATTAGCCGCTTTGGAATCGTAGAGCGCTTCGAGTTCTATACCCCTGAGGAGCTTGCTGCCATTGTGCAACGCTCAGCGCGGCTTCTAGATATCACGCTCGACGCACGCGCAGCGTTAGCCCTTGCGCGGTGTTCGCGAGGAACACCCCGGGTGGCCAACCGGCTTTTGCGCCGTATACGCGATTTTGCCCAAGTTGCGGGGTCTGCACACATCAGCGAGACGATAGTACGCGCAGGGCTTGCCCACCTAAAGATCGACGAATTAGGGCTAGAACTGCACGACATACAGCTGCTGCGCGTCATGATTGAGCACTTCGGCGGAGGGCCAGTGGGCGCAGAAACGCTGGCGATCTCCCTCGGGGAATCACCGGAAACACTTGAGGATTACTACGAGCCCTACCTTATCCAAATTGGGCTCATGCAGCGCACCCCCCGCGGGCGCATGGCCACCGCGCGTGCCTATGCGCACCTAGGTCTCCCTGTCCCCGAGGCACGCACGCTCACCCCGCACTCCCCAGAACAAGGAACGCTTCTTTAG
- the troA gene encoding transition metal ABC transporter substrate-binding protein TroA: MIRERICACVLALGMLTGFTHAFGSKDAAADGKPLVVTTIGMIADAVKNIAQGDVHLKGLMGPGVDPHLYTATAGDVEWLGNADLILYNGLHLETKMGEVFSKLRGSRLVVAVSETIPVSQRLSLEEAEFDPHVWFDVKLWSYSVKAVYESLCKLLPGKTREFTQRYQAYQQQLDKLDAYVRRKAQSLPAERRVLVTAHDAFGYFSRAYGFEVKGLQGVSTASEASAHDMQELAAFIAQRKLPAIFIESSIPHKNVEALRDAVQARGHVVQIGGELFSDAMGDAGTSEGTYVGMVTHNIDTIVAALAR; this comes from the coding sequence TTGATACGTGAAAGAATATGTGCCTGCGTGCTCGCGCTTGGCATGCTGACCGGTTTTACGCACGCATTCGGTAGCAAGGATGCCGCAGCGGACGGGAAACCCCTGGTTGTCACCACCATTGGCATGATAGCGGATGCTGTCAAAAACATCGCTCAAGGTGATGTGCATCTAAAGGGGTTGATGGGTCCTGGTGTTGACCCGCACCTGTACACGGCTACTGCGGGGGATGTGGAATGGCTCGGGAATGCGGATCTCATCCTGTACAACGGGTTGCACCTGGAAACCAAGATGGGCGAGGTGTTTTCCAAACTGCGCGGGAGCCGCTTGGTAGTTGCAGTTTCTGAGACTATTCCGGTGTCTCAGCGTCTTTCTCTTGAGGAAGCAGAGTTCGATCCGCATGTGTGGTTTGATGTAAAGCTGTGGTCTTATTCGGTGAAGGCAGTGTACGAAAGCTTGTGCAAGCTGTTGCCGGGAAAAACTCGCGAATTTACTCAACGTTATCAGGCGTACCAGCAGCAGTTGGATAAGCTTGACGCGTACGTTCGGCGCAAGGCGCAGTCGCTGCCTGCTGAAAGGCGTGTGTTGGTGACCGCTCATGATGCGTTCGGCTATTTTAGCCGTGCGTATGGTTTTGAGGTGAAGGGGTTGCAAGGGGTGAGCACCGCTTCGGAAGCCAGTGCGCATGATATGCAGGAACTGGCAGCGTTTATTGCGCAGCGTAAACTCCCTGCTATCTTTATTGAGAGTTCTATTCCGCACAAAAACGTTGAAGCGTTAAGGGATGCGGTGCAGGCAAGAGGGCACGTAGTGCAGATTGGAGGCGAGTTGTTTTCTGATGCGATGGGGGATGCGGGTACGAGCGAGGGTACCTACGTAGGGATGGTAACACACAATATCGATACGATCGTTGCTGCGTTGGCTCGCTAG
- the troB gene encoding transition metal ABC transporter ATP-binding protein TroB, with protein MAEISATAYAVQVDDLTLAYRQKPVLWDVDVRIPEGVIEAIIGPNGAGKSTLLKAIMGLLPLASGEVRVFGRPFSKERRRVAYVPQRSAVDWDFPTTVFDVVLMGSYGSLGWILRPGKREKARAREAIEEVGMGAFLDRQISELSGGQQQRVFLARALVQDADLYFMDEPFQGVDAATEQAIVTLLKTLKGRGKTLLVVHHDLQTVAEYFDRVLLLNVRVIAEGAVVSAFTEEYVQRAYGGRISSTLFPRGNKEDVHDARAHASVL; from the coding sequence ATGGCAGAGATATCAGCAACAGCTTATGCTGTCCAGGTTGACGACCTGACGCTTGCGTATCGGCAGAAGCCGGTGCTTTGGGACGTGGATGTGCGTATTCCAGAGGGGGTTATCGAGGCCATTATCGGTCCTAATGGGGCGGGCAAGTCGACCCTATTGAAGGCGATCATGGGTCTTCTGCCTCTCGCTTCCGGAGAGGTGCGTGTCTTTGGGCGTCCTTTTTCAAAAGAGCGGCGACGTGTTGCGTATGTCCCGCAGCGCAGTGCAGTGGATTGGGATTTCCCTACTACCGTTTTTGATGTGGTGCTCATGGGTTCGTACGGTTCGCTCGGTTGGATTCTTCGTCCGGGAAAAAGAGAAAAGGCGCGTGCCCGGGAAGCGATCGAGGAAGTAGGAATGGGCGCCTTTTTAGACCGACAAATCAGTGAGCTTTCAGGCGGTCAGCAGCAGCGCGTGTTTCTCGCGCGGGCCTTGGTGCAGGACGCGGATCTTTACTTCATGGATGAGCCATTTCAAGGTGTGGATGCAGCTACTGAACAAGCAATCGTTACTCTTTTAAAAACGCTGAAAGGGCGTGGGAAAACGTTGCTTGTTGTGCATCATGATTTGCAGACGGTGGCAGAGTATTTTGACCGCGTGCTGCTTTTAAATGTTCGCGTCATCGCTGAAGGGGCCGTCGTGTCTGCCTTCACCGAAGAATACGTTCAAAGAGCCTATGGCGGACGGATTAGTTCCACCCTTTTTCCGAGAGGAAATAAGGAGGATGTGCACGATGCACGCGCTCATGCGTCTGTTCTCTGA
- the troC gene encoding transition metal ABC transporter permease subunit TroC has translation MHALMRLFSDYTLQNVVLGTLFLGLGSGLVGSFAVLRRQSLFGDAVSHATLPGIVIAFLLTGTKSTEILLLGAALSGLVGTVVMLMVMRTTKIDTDGAQGIVLGVFLGFGFLLLTHVQKSPQAAKAGLNKFILGQAATILQRDVLLIIAMEVVIGLLVLLFWKELKLSTFDRDFSAVQGFSPQLMEFMLTALIVVAVVVGVQAVGVILMSALLTAPAVAARQWTNSLRVLCALAALFGGVSGVSGSVVSAQVPRLSTGPVIVLVLTGIALVSIMLGPQRGVLYQLWRRRRVSLLQEEG, from the coding sequence ATGCACGCGCTCATGCGTCTGTTCTCTGACTATACGCTGCAAAATGTGGTGTTAGGCACGCTTTTTTTGGGTTTGGGTTCTGGGCTGGTCGGCAGTTTTGCGGTGCTGCGTCGACAAAGCCTTTTCGGTGACGCAGTTTCTCATGCAACCCTTCCGGGGATTGTTATCGCGTTTCTTTTAACCGGCACGAAGTCTACTGAGATACTTTTGCTGGGTGCTGCCCTCAGTGGTTTAGTAGGAACTGTGGTGATGCTAATGGTGATGCGTACTACAAAAATTGATACCGATGGTGCGCAGGGCATTGTGTTGGGTGTTTTTCTTGGGTTTGGGTTTCTATTACTCACCCACGTGCAGAAGTCGCCCCAGGCGGCAAAGGCTGGTCTGAACAAATTCATTCTAGGGCAAGCGGCCACGATTTTGCAGCGAGATGTCCTGCTCATCATTGCGATGGAGGTGGTGATCGGTTTGCTTGTACTGCTGTTTTGGAAAGAACTGAAGCTTTCTACCTTCGATCGAGACTTCTCTGCGGTGCAAGGTTTTTCTCCACAGCTTATGGAGTTCATGCTCACGGCACTCATCGTAGTTGCAGTTGTCGTAGGGGTTCAGGCAGTGGGGGTTATCTTGATGAGCGCACTGCTGACTGCGCCTGCAGTGGCAGCGCGGCAGTGGACAAACAGTTTAAGGGTTTTATGCGCGCTTGCTGCTTTATTTGGGGGTGTCTCAGGTGTTTCAGGTTCGGTTGTCTCTGCCCAGGTTCCCAGGCTTTCTACTGGCCCCGTGATAGTGTTGGTGCTGACGGGTATTGCGCTTGTCTCTATTATGCTTGGTCCTCAGCGGGGTGTTTTGTATCAACTGTGGCGGAGAAGACGGGTTTCGCTTCTTCAAGAGGAGGGGTAG
- the troD gene encoding transition metal ABC transporter permease subunit TroD has translation MTMEVVLIAVVVSVACALCGVFLVLRRISLMSDAISHSVILGIVLGYFLSRTLSSFVPFVGAVIAGICSVICAELLQKTGMVKSDAAVGLVFPAMFGLGVILVSLYAGNVHLDTDAVLLGEIGLAPLDRVSFFAWSLPRSLVQMGSVLCGLLLLLALFFKELKISTFDPVLATSLGFSPTLINYGLMLAVSITCVGAFDSVGAVLVIALMITPPAAALLLTDNLLLMLVLASLLASCASISGLFLAVKIDGSIAGAMATMAGVLFALVYLFSPKHGVVRRCLVMRALKLDLDVVTLAVHLATHRYTVERSVECAEVHLTEHVSWSARRAARVVRTALRRGMVERHGALLLLTAQGVSLAQARLDVSV, from the coding sequence ATGACCATGGAGGTTGTGCTTATTGCAGTGGTCGTGTCGGTTGCGTGCGCGCTGTGTGGGGTTTTCTTAGTGTTGCGTAGAATATCGCTGATGAGTGACGCGATCAGTCATTCGGTTATCCTGGGGATAGTACTCGGTTATTTTCTGAGTCGTACGCTTTCTTCTTTCGTGCCTTTTGTGGGGGCAGTGATTGCGGGGATATGTTCGGTAATCTGTGCAGAACTTTTGCAGAAGACAGGGATGGTAAAGAGCGATGCAGCAGTCGGGCTTGTGTTCCCTGCAATGTTTGGGTTGGGGGTGATCCTTGTGTCGTTGTATGCAGGGAATGTACATCTTGATACAGATGCGGTACTGCTTGGGGAAATTGGACTTGCGCCCTTGGATAGGGTTTCGTTTTTTGCTTGGTCCTTGCCTAGGAGTCTGGTACAGATGGGGTCCGTCTTGTGTGGATTACTGCTGTTGCTTGCGCTCTTTTTCAAGGAACTCAAGATTTCTACGTTTGATCCGGTGCTTGCCACGAGTTTGGGTTTTTCTCCTACGCTTATTAATTATGGGCTTATGCTCGCGGTGAGTATTACCTGTGTGGGAGCCTTCGATTCGGTGGGTGCAGTGTTGGTCATTGCATTGATGATTACACCGCCTGCAGCAGCGCTTTTGTTGACAGATAACTTGTTGTTGATGTTGGTCCTTGCTTCATTGCTCGCCTCTTGTGCGTCCATTAGTGGGCTTTTTCTTGCGGTGAAGATAGACGGCAGCATTGCAGGAGCAATGGCTACCATGGCGGGCGTTCTGTTCGCGTTGGTGTACCTTTTCTCTCCAAAACACGGGGTTGTGCGCAGGTGTCTGGTAATGCGTGCTTTGAAACTTGATCTAGATGTGGTGACACTTGCCGTGCATCTTGCAACACACCGTTACACGGTGGAGCGCAGCGTGGAGTGCGCTGAAGTGCACCTGACAGAACATGTGAGTTGGTCTGCGCGCAGGGCGGCCCGCGTGGTGCGTACCGCGCTCAGGCGAGGGATGGTAGAGCGTCACGGTGCCTTGCTGCTACTCACTGCGCAGGGTGTGTCGCTCGCGCAGGCGCGATTGGATGTATCCGTGTAG
- the troR gene encoding manganese/iron-sensitive transcriptional repressor TroR: MSLVSDIAAENYLKTVVKALARSRRERVGTGELSRLLHVTPGTISTMVKRLEKGGYVQRTHRLGCTLTRKGAVFGSAVLRKHRLLESFLSQVLCLEAGVVHKEAEMLEHACSDELIDVIDRYLQYPTRDPHGQPIPRKDTLLDLYVEDDVPGV; this comes from the coding sequence ATGTCGTTAGTGTCAGATATTGCAGCAGAGAATTATTTGAAGACAGTGGTAAAGGCGTTGGCGCGGTCTCGTCGGGAGCGCGTGGGTACCGGGGAGTTGTCTCGCCTTTTACACGTGACGCCGGGGACTATCAGCACAATGGTGAAGCGCTTGGAAAAGGGTGGCTATGTGCAACGCACGCATCGTCTTGGCTGTACGTTAACCAGAAAGGGGGCAGTTTTTGGATCTGCAGTGTTAAGGAAGCATCGCTTGTTGGAGAGTTTTCTTTCCCAGGTATTGTGTTTAGAAGCAGGGGTGGTGCACAAAGAAGCGGAAATGCTTGAGCATGCGTGTTCTGACGAGCTCATCGACGTTATTGATCGCTATTTGCAGTATCCTACGCGGGATCCTCACGGGCAGCCGATCCCAAGAAAGGATACGCTTTTGGATTTGTATGTTGAGGACGATGTGCCAGGTGTATGA
- the gpmA gene encoding 2,3-diphosphoglycerate-dependent phosphoglycerate mutase, whose product MKLVLIRHGESEWNRLNLFTGWTDVPLTPRGESEAQEGGRVLQEAGFDFDLCYTSFLKRAIRTLNFVLQALDREWLPVHKSWKLNERHYGDLQGLNKTETAQKYGEQQVRVWRRSFDVAPPPLTVGDARCPHTQASYRGVCASGRTPVLPFTESLKDTVARVVPYFEEEIKPQMISGQRVLIVAHGNSLRALMKHIESLDETQIMEVNLPTGVPLVYEFEADFTLCGKRFLGNEADVAARAQAVADQGKSN is encoded by the coding sequence ATGAAGCTTGTGTTGATCCGTCATGGAGAAAGTGAATGGAACAGGCTGAACCTGTTCACTGGTTGGACAGATGTTCCGCTTACCCCACGTGGGGAGTCGGAAGCCCAGGAAGGAGGCCGCGTACTGCAAGAAGCGGGGTTTGATTTTGACCTATGCTACACTTCTTTCTTGAAACGTGCCATTCGTACGCTCAATTTTGTACTCCAGGCACTGGACCGTGAGTGGTTGCCGGTTCACAAAAGCTGGAAATTGAACGAGCGGCATTATGGGGATCTACAAGGTTTAAATAAGACAGAGACGGCGCAGAAGTATGGTGAGCAGCAGGTTAGGGTGTGGCGTCGCTCCTTTGATGTGGCTCCTCCTCCGCTTACTGTAGGGGACGCACGTTGTCCGCATACTCAAGCCTCCTACCGGGGGGTATGCGCGTCTGGTCGGACGCCAGTACTTCCGTTTACGGAAAGTTTGAAAGATACCGTTGCGCGTGTGGTGCCGTATTTTGAAGAGGAAATCAAACCGCAGATGATTTCCGGACAGCGTGTGCTTATTGTGGCGCATGGTAACTCGTTGCGCGCACTGATGAAGCACATAGAGTCTTTGGATGAGACTCAGATAATGGAAGTAAATTTGCCTACCGGTGTACCGCTTGTCTATGAGTTCGAGGCGGATTTTACCCTGTGTGGGAAGCGTTTTTTAGGTAATGAGGCGGATGTTGCAGCGAGGGCGCAGGCTGTGGCTGATCAGGGTAAGAGTAACTAA
- a CDS encoding 5'-methylthioadenosine/adenosylhomocysteine nucleosidase, producing MTVGVFAALGEEVARVRECLGGVGTERAGLTFYVVSVGALQVVYVCGGVGKVNAALCTQLLISEFGARVLINTGIAGALDERLCVFDVLVSVDAVQHDVDVTAFGYQKGRIPRMDSVEWTANTALRYLVREAFDLCTRDPEWTEGACALSGSGDPPSRVSRLVEGRVASGDLFVSDAQTRARIIREFGAHGVEMEGAAFAHVASVNGVPFVIIRCISDGAGAEQDVSMSYKEFSTRAARRSALLTLRVLERLSALRTSVVASLFPMVVV from the coding sequence GTGACGGTCGGCGTTTTTGCTGCACTGGGAGAGGAGGTTGCGCGCGTACGTGAGTGTCTCGGGGGAGTAGGTACAGAGCGGGCAGGGCTCACGTTCTATGTTGTGTCGGTGGGTGCGCTTCAGGTGGTGTATGTGTGCGGCGGTGTTGGGAAAGTGAATGCAGCGCTTTGCACTCAACTACTCATTTCGGAGTTTGGTGCGCGTGTGCTTATCAATACAGGAATTGCAGGTGCTCTCGATGAGCGCTTGTGTGTTTTTGATGTGCTAGTTTCTGTCGATGCAGTGCAGCATGATGTAGACGTTACCGCTTTTGGTTACCAGAAAGGGCGTATTCCGCGCATGGATTCTGTAGAGTGGACTGCGAACACGGCATTGCGGTATTTGGTGCGGGAAGCCTTTGATCTCTGCACACGGGATCCGGAGTGGACCGAGGGTGCTTGTGCGCTCTCTGGCTCGGGGGATCCGCCTTCTCGCGTTTCTCGTTTAGTCGAAGGGCGCGTCGCCTCAGGGGATCTTTTCGTGTCAGATGCGCAAACACGTGCACGCATTATACGCGAATTTGGTGCGCATGGTGTGGAAATGGAGGGGGCAGCCTTTGCGCATGTAGCGTCAGTTAATGGCGTCCCCTTTGTTATTATACGCTGTATATCCGACGGTGCGGGTGCTGAGCAGGATGTCTCTATGAGTTATAAAGAGTTTTCGACGCGTGCGGCGCGGCGTTCTGCCCTTTTGACGTTGCGTGTTCTTGAGCGTCTCAGCGCTTTACGCACATCGGTAGTGGCTTCTCTTTTCCCGATGGTCGTGGTGTAA